One part of the Leptospira stimsonii genome encodes these proteins:
- the mazF gene encoding endoribonuclease MazF, producing the protein MVKSSKYIPEKGDIVWLNFTPQAGHEQMGRRPALVLSPKEYNSKTGLAIFCPITSKVKGYPFEVVIKSKKLNGVILSDQIKNLDWTIREVEHIESVSKPSLKEVLDNIKLLIF; encoded by the coding sequence TTGGTAAAGAGTAGTAAGTATATTCCTGAAAAAGGAGATATTGTCTGGCTAAATTTTACTCCGCAAGCTGGCCATGAACAAATGGGTCGAAGACCAGCGCTTGTGTTATCGCCGAAAGAATATAATTCAAAAACTGGTTTGGCCATATTTTGTCCAATTACAAGTAAAGTAAAAGGATATCCTTTCGAAGTGGTTATTAAATCTAAAAAGCTAAACGGCGTAATTCTTTCCGATCAAATAAAGAATTTGGATTGGACTATTCGAGAAGTAGAGCATATAGAGTCCGTAAGTAAACCTTCTTTGAAAGAAGTTTTAGATAATATTAAACTATTAATATTTTGA